DNA from Hwangdonia lutea:
TACCAAACAGGATTCTCAGCCTATTCATCTCTTGCTATTTTACCCGATGGAAAAATAGGGCTGCTATATGAATCTGATGGTTACACTAAAATTAAGTTTAAAAGATTTAGTATAGAAGACTTATCCGACAGTACAGATTCATTTAACGCTTTAAGTGTAGAGGAACTGTCAACCGCAATCAATGGAACAAAGTTATACCCTAACCCAGTAAAGAACATATTAAATATACGCACATCGGGCGCTTCAGAAGTAAAAATTTACAATGTTGTTGGTAAGCTTGTTTTCGATGATGAGGTAAGCGTAGAGCGAAAAGAATTAGATGTTTCTCATTTAACAAATGGGCTATATTTTGTAAAGGTTAAGAACGACTTAGGGATTAGTAACTTTAAAATAATAAAAAAATAGAATCATTTTTTTATTAGAATCCTTATCGGATAAATAATCTAAACTGAGGATAGCAATTTAAAACACCATCAATACTGCAGTATTGATGGTGTTTTTTTGTTTTTAAGAATAAAGCCTCATTTTTAAGTCTCCTTGATTTTTGCAGATTCAGTTTTATCACACCATAAAATACAATAACCTTTAAATATATGTCGTATTATCAAATTACAGACATTCTGGATTAACCTTAATTGCACTAAATTTTTTTGCAATTCTTCAAGGCGTTTTTTAATTAAAATAATTTGTTTTAAAATTGTTTAGATTTGTTTATATCAAATTTTTCTTCATTTAAGTTGTTAATTAGTGGTTTTAGTGAAATATAAAAGTATATTTTTTTTAATCTTAATAGTATTATGTTTTAATGCTTCTTACGCACAATATGCGCCATTTTTTCAAAATTACACTTTAACGGAGTTTAATGCAGGAAACCAAAACTGGGATATATCATTTGCCGACAACGGTAAGTTATACGTTGCTAACGACAAAGGCTTGCTAGAGTTCGATGGTTTAAAATGGAATTTTTACCAACTTCCAAATAAAACGATTATCCGATCCGTAATGGCATACAATAATGTTATATACACCGGGTCTTACGAAGAGTTTGGGTATTGGAAAAAAAACAAAAAAGGCGTATTGGTTTATACGTCTTTAAGCAATTTTCAGGAACAGGAAAAATCTTTAGATGAAGAGTTTTGGCAAATATTACACCACAATGGCGCCATTTTGTTTAGATCATTTGCAAATCTATACATATATAAAGATGGGAAAATATCAAAAGTAAGGCCGGAGTCAACTATAATTTCATGTAGCGTTGTAAATAACAAGGTCTATGTTTCCACCTTGAAGGATGGCATATATATGTTGCGAGATGATGTTTTGATTCCGTTTATTAATGGTGATGCCTTATACGACACAAAGATTGTTTCCATTTCATCTTTTAAAAATAAATTACTTATTACTACCGCATTAAAAGGATGCTATTTGTACAATAACAACACCTTGAAGGCATGGAAACCTCAAATAAATACAATAATTAAAGAGCAACAACTCAATAGCTTTTTAGAGTTGGATAATGGCAATATGGTTTTCGGAACCATAAAAAACGGTGTTTACATAACCAATAATTTAGGCAACGTATTGTTTCATATTAGTAAAGAAAACGGGTTGTTAAACAATACGGTCTTAAATCTTGGTCTGGGAAAAAATAATAAATTATGGGTGGGCTTGGATAATGGAATTGCACTTGTAGATTTAAATTATAATCATGTATTATACAATGACAATTCTGGCGAATTGGGAGCTGTTTACGATGTAATAAAATATAAAAAGGTTCTGTATATAGCCAGTAATACAGGATTGTTTTATTTAGAAGAAGGTAATGACAGACTAAAATTTGTTGAAAACTCGCAAGGGCAAGTTTGGAATTTAAAAGAAATAAATGGCGAACTGTTTTGTGGACACAATGACGGAACTTTTCTTGTACAAGATAAAAAGCTAAAAAAAATTTCCAACGCTACGGGCGGATGGGTGCTTAAAAAAGTCCCCGAAGCCAACAATACATATATACAAGGCACTTATGCGGGTTTGGTAAGGTATAAATATGAAAATGGAGAATGGCAAGCGGTTCATTTAGGCGGAACCACCATACCCATTAAATATTTGGTTTTCGAAGATGCTTTTACGGCTTGGGCGGCTCATGCTTACAAAGGATTGTATAGAATAAAATTTGATGAAACTTATGACAGTGTAGACGTTGAAAATTATAAAAATAAAGGACTTTGGTCTGATTATAATGTACGCGTTTACAATATAAAAAACGATATATGCTTTAAAACCAATCAAGGGTGGCAAAAGTATGAAGCCTTGATAGATAGCATTGTACCCAACACTTTATTAAACGATACTTTTGGTCAAGACACAAATATTATTTCTGAGCCTTATTTAGATTTATTGGTCACAAAAAATAAAACGGACAGAATCAGTTTTGTTTCTTTGGAAAATGGCAACACTAATTTAGAGTTGCCCAATAAAATTTTTAAAGACCGATTAGTGGTAGGAGGAGAAAGCATTTCTCAAATTAACGATTCCATTTACGCATTAAATCTGTACGACGGATTTATGCTTATCAATAAAGCCGAAAATGTGCGTCAAGCCACATTGCCTCAAGAACCGATTTTGGAGCACATTGAAGTAGATAAAAGTTTATTTGATATAAATCCGGCTGATGCTTACGAATTCCCATTCAATCAAAAAATCAGTATATCTGTATCGTCGCCAAATTCAAGCAATCATTTTTTCGAATATGCCATATCCAATTCAGATTCCCTAAATTGGTATCAAATGGATAGTGAAAGGCTGGAATTGTCTAATTTGAGTAATGGCGATTATAGCGTACATTTTCGAGCCACTAACCTTTCTGGCGATGTATCTTCAGTAAAAACATTGAAATTAAAGGTCTTGCCACCGTGGTACAAAAACAGTTTGTTTTTTCTTTTTACGGGATTGTTGATTAGTCTATTGGCCTACGGACTCCATAAGCGCAAAATAAACAAAGAGCAAAATGCGCTGCATGAAAAACTAAAAATAGAACAAGAAACATTGTTAAAAGAAAAAGCTATTGAAAACGATAAGAAAATAGTTCAGTTAAAAAATGAATCCTTAAAAAACGAAGTAAAACTAAAAAGCAAGCAACTAGCCAATACAGCAATGTCCTTAGTTAAAAAGAATGAGTCTTTGCTTGAGATTAAAAATGAAATTTCTAAAAATAAAATAGGTTTTGAAAACAGTTTAGCCTACAAAAGATTATTGCGAAAAATCGATAATTCCATTGGACATAAAGATGAATGGCAATTGTTTGAATACAACTTTAATCAAGTGCATGAAGAATTTTTTAACGAATTGAAAAGTAAATATCCGCAATTAACACATAAAGATTTGAAGATATGTGCCTACATAAAAATGAATTTGTTAACTAAAGAAATTGCGCCATTAATGAATGTGTCAATAAGAGGGCTAGAAACTCATAGATATCGATTAAAACGCAAGTTAAATTTAGAAAACGACAAATCTTTAGCAGATTATTTGCGAAATTTCCAATAAGAGAGTGTATAACGCCTCTCATTTTACTACGTCAATACTACGTCATTTTGTGTTTAAACCCTTTATAATTAGTTAAAATCATTCTTCATAACATACGTCAATAAGCGTTTTTTATTGTTTTTTTGATGTATGACGTATTTTTTGTGTAAGCCATTTTTTGACTGGCACTCATATAGTTTATAATTTAGTACAAACTAACATTCAAAACAAACTATATGAAAACAAGACTTACTTTATTACTAATTTTTCTATTTTCAGTTCATGCTTATGCACAAGAAATATTAGTTAGCGGTACTGTAGTAAGTGCCGAAGACAATATACCCGTGCCAGGTGTAAGTGTTATAGTAACAGGGACAAGTAGAGGTGTAAGTACAGATTTTGATGGGAACTATTCCATTAAGGTGCAAAGCGGCGAAGTTTTGGAGTTCAGCTTTTTGGGCTTTAAATCGCAATCTGTAACCATTACAAACCAAACCACGGTCAACATCTCGTTGCAACCGGACATCGCTGCACTCGACGAGGTTGTAGTGGTAGGTTACGGTACGCAAAAACGTGCCGATTTAACCAGTGCCATTGTAACTATTGAGCCCGAAGAACTACAAAAAGTCCAGGCGTCTCAAGTAGTGCAAGGGTTTCAAGGGCAAGTTGCTGGTGTGCAAATTAGTAGCTTGGGGTCTCCGGGCGATACACCGGAAATCAACATTAGGGGAATCAACTCTTTATTCGGAAATTCGGCGCCCCTATTCGTTGTCGATGGTATGTTTTACAACAATATCGATTTCCTCAACGCTTCAGAAATCCAAGATTTGTCAATATTAAAGGACGCCTCGGCCGCAGCCATTTATGGAGTACGGGCCGCTAACGGCGTGGTTTTAATAACCACTAAAGGAGGTAAGTTCAACAGGGATGCGCAAATAGAGTACACCACAAATTATGGTATTCAAAGAGCGCAAAACATTTTAAAAATGGCCAATGCGGAACAGTTTACCACATTTGCTTTAGAGTCGGGTTCAGCTTCCGAAATAGCCAGTATAGACGATGCCTTTCAACGTTTCGGCAGGAGCA
Protein-coding regions in this window:
- a CDS encoding helix-turn-helix and ligand-binding sensor domain-containing protein: MKYKSIFFLILIVLCFNASYAQYAPFFQNYTLTEFNAGNQNWDISFADNGKLYVANDKGLLEFDGLKWNFYQLPNKTIIRSVMAYNNVIYTGSYEEFGYWKKNKKGVLVYTSLSNFQEQEKSLDEEFWQILHHNGAILFRSFANLYIYKDGKISKVRPESTIISCSVVNNKVYVSTLKDGIYMLRDDVLIPFINGDALYDTKIVSISSFKNKLLITTALKGCYLYNNNTLKAWKPQINTIIKEQQLNSFLELDNGNMVFGTIKNGVYITNNLGNVLFHISKENGLLNNTVLNLGLGKNNKLWVGLDNGIALVDLNYNHVLYNDNSGELGAVYDVIKYKKVLYIASNTGLFYLEEGNDRLKFVENSQGQVWNLKEINGELFCGHNDGTFLVQDKKLKKISNATGGWVLKKVPEANNTYIQGTYAGLVRYKYENGEWQAVHLGGTTIPIKYLVFEDAFTAWAAHAYKGLYRIKFDETYDSVDVENYKNKGLWSDYNVRVYNIKNDICFKTNQGWQKYEALIDSIVPNTLLNDTFGQDTNIISEPYLDLLVTKNKTDRISFVSLENGNTNLELPNKIFKDRLVVGGESISQINDSIYALNLYDGFMLINKAENVRQATLPQEPILEHIEVDKSLFDINPADAYEFPFNQKISISVSSPNSSNHFFEYAISNSDSLNWYQMDSERLELSNLSNGDYSVHFRATNLSGDVSSVKTLKLKVLPPWYKNSLFFLFTGLLISLLAYGLHKRKINKEQNALHEKLKIEQETLLKEKAIENDKKIVQLKNESLKNEVKLKSKQLANTAMSLVKKNESLLEIKNEISKNKIGFENSLAYKRLLRKIDNSIGHKDEWQLFEYNFNQVHEEFFNELKSKYPQLTHKDLKICAYIKMNLLTKEIAPLMNVSIRGLETHRYRLKRKLNLENDKSLADYLRNFQ